The Streptomyces sp. SS1-1 genome has a segment encoding these proteins:
- a CDS encoding YdeI/OmpD-associated family protein: MWFAAGVTQDLEIVSFESAEAFQAWLGENHAVSPGIWLKLRKKSPGVVALDYAQALDVALCYGWIDGQKAGLDDQWWLQRFSPRTARSKWSKVNRDKVTALIEQGRMRPPGQAEVDRAKADGRWDAAYDSSRTATVPDDLAAALAAEPAAAEFFATLDRQNRYAILYRVQDAKKPETRARRIEKFVGMLAKGEKLHP; the protein is encoded by the coding sequence GTGTGGTTCGCTGCTGGGGTGACTCAGGACTTGGAGATCGTCTCGTTCGAATCCGCTGAGGCGTTTCAGGCGTGGCTCGGGGAAAATCACGCCGTGTCGCCCGGGATCTGGCTCAAGTTGCGCAAGAAGAGTCCCGGAGTCGTCGCCCTGGACTACGCCCAGGCGCTCGACGTGGCGCTTTGCTACGGCTGGATCGACGGGCAGAAGGCCGGGCTCGACGATCAGTGGTGGCTGCAGCGGTTCAGCCCGCGGACGGCGCGCAGCAAGTGGTCCAAGGTCAACCGGGACAAGGTGACCGCGTTGATCGAGCAGGGCCGGATGCGGCCGCCGGGGCAGGCCGAGGTGGACCGGGCCAAGGCGGACGGCCGTTGGGACGCGGCGTACGACAGCTCCAGGACCGCGACCGTGCCGGACGACCTCGCCGCGGCCCTGGCCGCCGAACCCGCCGCCGCGGAGTTCTTCGCGACCCTGGACCGGCAGAACCGGTACGCGATCCTGTACCGCGTCCAGGACGCGAAGAAGCCCGAGACCCGGGCGCGCCGCATCGAGAAGTTCGTGGGCATGCTCGCGAAGGGCGAGAAGCTGCATCCGTAG